The following coding sequences lie in one Mycobacterium sp. Z3061 genomic window:
- the rsmG gene encoding 16S rRNA (guanine(527)-N(7))-methyltransferase RsmG, with translation MFHVKHIDSPDPAERLTSGSADAVAAEVFGERLGIAERYGRILASVGVERGLLGPREVDRIWERHLLNSAVVGELLDPGARVVDIGSGAGLPGIPLAIARPDLRLVLLEPLLRRSDFLREVVDELGLSIEVVRGRAEERSVRDQLSGVDAAVSRAVAALDKLTKWSMPLLRQGGLMVAIKGERAPDEVREHRRVMEASGVVNVRVVRCGVNILDQPATVVVAERGRPNRGSKR, from the coding sequence ATGTTTCACGTGAAACATATCGATTCGCCGGACCCGGCCGAACGTCTGACTTCGGGGTCAGCCGACGCCGTGGCCGCCGAGGTTTTCGGTGAGCGGCTCGGCATCGCCGAACGGTACGGGAGAATCCTGGCGAGTGTCGGCGTGGAGCGGGGACTACTCGGGCCGCGTGAGGTCGATCGAATCTGGGAGCGGCACCTTCTGAATTCAGCCGTCGTCGGCGAGCTGCTGGACCCCGGCGCACGAGTCGTCGATATCGGCAGTGGAGCGGGATTGCCCGGAATCCCGCTGGCGATCGCCCGCCCCGACCTTCGGCTGGTACTACTCGAGCCGCTGCTGCGCCGCAGCGACTTTCTGCGCGAAGTCGTGGACGAACTCGGGCTCTCCATCGAGGTGGTGCGTGGTCGCGCGGAAGAGCGTTCGGTTCGGGACCAATTGAGTGGCGTCGACGCCGCGGTGTCCCGTGCGGTAGCAGCACTGGACAAGTTGACGAAGTGGAGTATGCCGTTGTTGAGGCAAGGCGGACTGATGGTCGCGATCAAGGGGGAGCGTGCTCCCGACGAAGTGCGTGAGCACCGGCGTGTGATGGAGGCTTCAGGCGTCGTCAATGTCAGGGTGGTGAGGTGTGGCGTGAACATTTTGGATCAACCCGCGACCGTGGTGGTGGCCGAACGTGGGCGCCCGAATCGGGGATCGAAGCGGTGA
- a CDS encoding R3H domain-containing nucleic acid-binding protein has translation MTDADTTELEPDAATVAPDAEDVDTAEESDDLEERLVAEGEIAGDYLEELLDLLDFDGDIDLDVEGNRAVVSIDGSDDLNKLVGRGGEVLDALQELTRLAVHQKTGVRSRLMLDIASWRRRRREELAALGDKVARRVAETGEREALSPMTPFERKIVHDAVAAVPGVHSESEGVEPSRRVVVLRD, from the coding sequence ATGACGGACGCTGACACCACTGAACTCGAACCCGATGCGGCGACAGTTGCGCCGGATGCGGAGGATGTGGACACCGCGGAGGAATCCGACGATCTCGAAGAGCGGTTGGTCGCCGAGGGCGAGATCGCCGGTGACTACCTGGAAGAGCTGCTGGACCTGTTGGACTTCGACGGGGACATCGACCTGGACGTCGAGGGCAACCGGGCCGTCGTGAGCATCGACGGCAGTGACGACCTGAACAAGTTGGTCGGTCGCGGTGGTGAGGTGCTGGACGCGCTGCAGGAGTTGACCCGGCTGGCGGTGCACCAGAAGACCGGTGTGCGCAGCCGCCTGATGCTGGACATCGCAAGCTGGCGACGCCGGCGCCGTGAGGAATTGGCGGCGCTGGGCGACAAGGTCGCGCGCCGCGTTGCAGAGACGGGGGAGCGCGAAGCGCTGTCGCCGATGACCCCGTTCGAGCGCAAGATCGTGCACGACGCGGTCGCGGCCGTGCCCGGTGTGCACAGCGAAAGCGAGGGCGTGGAGCCGTCACGGCGCGTCGTCGTACTGCGTGACTGA